CGGCGGCGGGGCCGAGGTGCCCGCCCCGGGCGCCCCGTCCGCGGTGCAGCAGCTGCCGCCGCCGGGTCCGGGCGTCGCGCTCGGTCCGCCGAGCGGGGCGGTGCCCTCCTCCGCTCCTGCTCTCCCCGGGCTCACCGGGTCGTTGCCCGCCACCGCCGATCCGCAGCTGGTGCCGGTGCCCGGTGCTCCGGTGCCGGCACTGCCGGGCGCAGGCGCGCCGGTGGTCCCCGAGGCCGAGCAGCACCCGGACGGGCTGACGGTCCTCGGCCGCTTCATCGGGCCGGCGGAGGAGCCGTTCTTCGGCGCGCTGGCCGGTGCCCTCGCCGGGCCCGCGGCGCTGCTGGTCCCGGCGGCACCGCTCCTCATGTCCCGTGCGTCGTCGTCCGGCGCCGACCGTGGCATCGGAGCCAGCACGAGGACCGTCGTGACCCCGCGCCCCCTGCCAGCGGAGGTCGCCGCTGCTGGGGCGCCCACAGGTGTCGGCGACGTCCTCCGACGCCTCGAAGACGCGCACGAGGCCCCCCGGTCCGAGCTCCGCATCCGCGTGGAGCGGACGGTCCACGCCGACGGCAGCCGTTCGACGATCGTGTACCTGCCCGGCACGAAGGACTGGTCGTCGGGGTCCACCAACCCCGCGTCCTGGGACGCGATCGCGCTGGGGATGGCCGGTGAGCCCTCCGCCTTCACGGACGCGGTCGTGAAGGCCGTGGAGGACGCCGGCGTGGAGGCCGACGAGCCCGTCATGCTCGCCGGCTACAGCCTGGGCGGCATCACGGCGGCGCAGCTGGCCGCCGACCCCGCCCTGCGGGCCCGGTTCGACGTGCAGGGGCTGGTCACCGCGGGCTCGCCCATCGGGAACGTCGACCTGCCCCCCGACGTCCAGGCGCTCTCCCTGGAGCACGACGAGGACCTGGTGCCCAAGCTCGAGGGCGTCGAGAACACCTCGCTCCGGAGCAACCAGGTCACCGTCACGGCACCCACGCCCGGCCAGCTGGGCGCCCACGAGGTGCAGGGCTACGCGGTGCTCGCGGAGGCGGTCGACGCCTCCGACGACGCCTCGCTGACCGCCGTCCGGGCAGCCGTGGGGCAGTTCTTCTCCCAGCCGGGCGACAGCACCACGGTCACCGAGGTGGCGGCGACCCGGGTGGACCGGTGAGGCGCCGGCCCGGACGGCCCGGACAAGCCGGCCGGCCCGGACGGCCCGCGGTCAGGCGCGAGCGCGCTCGCGGCGCTCCACGCGCAGGTCGTCCATGTCCTCCAGCTCGCGGCCCTTCGTCTCGGGCACCGCCCTGAGGACGAAGAAGAACGACAGCAGGGCCAGCACCGTGTAGAGGCCGTACGCCAGCGGCAGCCCGACCTCCGCCAGCGGCGGGAAGGTCGTGCTGATGACGAAGTTCGCGATCCACTGGGCCGCGGCGGCCACCGACAGGGCGGCAGCGCGGATGCGACCGGGGAACATCTCGCCGAGCAGCACCCAGACGATCGGGCCCCACGTGATGCCGAACGAGACGATGAAGAGGTTGGCCGCCACCAGTGCCACCGGGCCCCACGGAGCCGGCAGGGAGAGGTCCTGGCCGTTCGCGGTGCCCTGCGTGAAGGCGAGGGCCATGGCGCCCAGCGACACGGTCATGCCCAGGGAGCCGGCCAGCAGCATGGGACGGCGCCCCACCTTGTCGACCAGGGCGATGGCGATGAGCGTCACGAGCACGTTGGTGATGGCCGTGATGACCGAGAACAGGCCGGACTGCTGCTCGTCGAACCCGACCGAGCTCCACAGCGAGGTGGAGTAGTAGAAGATCACGTTGATGCCGACCGCCTGCTGGAAGACGGACAGCAGGATGCCGACCCAGACGATGGGCTTCAGGCCCAGGCGCGGGCCCCGCAGGTCGCGCAGCGACGGCTCGCGCTCGGCGGCCAGGTGCTTGGCGATCTCGGCGATGCGCCGCTTCACCAGCCCGCGGTCCTTGAGGCCCTGGATGCTGGCCAGCACCCGCCCGGCCTCCTCCTGGCGCCCCTTGGCCACGAGGTAGCGCGGTGACTCCGGCACCGCGAGCGCCAGACCGGCCCAGACCACGGCGGGGATGACGCCGACGAGGAACATCCAGCGCCAGGCGGGCAGGCCGAGCCAGAAGTCCTCGCCGGCCCCGCTGGCGGCACCGGCCAGCAGCGCGTTGGAGACCAGGGCCGACAGGATGCCGACGGTGATGGCGAACTGCTGCAGGGAGCCGAGCCTGCCGCGGATGGCGGCCGGGGAGACCTCGGCGATGTAGGCGGGGGCGATCACCGACGCGGCGCCGATGCCCACGCCTCCGACGGCCCGCCACAGGATGAGGTCCCACACGGCGAACGCCAGGCCGGAGCCGATGGCGCTGACGGCGAAGATCGCGGCAGCGATGACCATGACGCGCGTGCGGCCGAACTTGTCGGCCAGCGGGCCGGCGAACCACGCGCCCACGGCCGCGCCGAGGAGCGCGCACGAGACCGTGAAGCCCTTGAGCAGGGCGCCGATGCTGAACTGCGCGGCGAGGGCGTCGACGGCACCGTTGACCACGGAGGAGTCGAACCCGAAGAGGAAGCCGCCCACGGCCGCCACCACGGCGATGGCGATGACCTTGCCGGTGGTCTTCTCCCCGCCCGCGGGGGACCCCCCGCCGCTGCGCTGCGTCGTGCTGCTCACCCCGGGCACCCTCCTCCTGCCGCAGGCGCCTCGCACGCCGAGACCTCTCGTGATCGCCCTCCCGGGTGGCGGTCTGCGCGGCCTACCGTGGCGCGCGTGAGCAGCCCGCCGTCGTCGTCCTCGTCCTCCTCGCCCGTGGCGGTGTCTCCGCGCGTGCGCGCAGCGGTCAGCGCCCTGCCCGGCTACCTGCCCGGCCGGCCCGCGCCCTCAGGCCCCGGGGGCGCCTCGTACAAGATCTCCTCCAACGAGAACCCGTACCCGCCGCTGCCGGCCGTGCTCGAGGTGGTGCAGCGGGCCGCAGCGGAGCTGAACCGCTATCCCGACATGGGCTCGGCGGACCTGGTCCACGCCCTCGCCGAGCACCTCGACGTGCCCGCGGCGCGCGTGGTGCCCGGCACGGGCAGCGTCGGCGTGCTCGGGGCCGTGCTGCAGGCGGTCTGCGAGGCCGGTGACGAGGTGGTCTTCGCGTGGCGCTCCTTCGAGGCCTACCCGATCGTCGTCGGGCTGTCCGGCGCGACGCCGGTGCCCGTCCCGCTG
This portion of the Quadrisphaera setariae genome encodes:
- a CDS encoding sugar porter family MFS transporter; its protein translation is MSSTTQRSGGGSPAGGEKTTGKVIAIAVVAAVGGFLFGFDSSVVNGAVDALAAQFSIGALLKGFTVSCALLGAAVGAWFAGPLADKFGRTRVMVIAAAIFAVSAIGSGLAFAVWDLILWRAVGGVGIGAASVIAPAYIAEVSPAAIRGRLGSLQQFAITVGILSALVSNALLAGAASGAGEDFWLGLPAWRWMFLVGVIPAVVWAGLALAVPESPRYLVAKGRQEEAGRVLASIQGLKDRGLVKRRIAEIAKHLAAEREPSLRDLRGPRLGLKPIVWVGILLSVFQQAVGINVIFYYSTSLWSSVGFDEQQSGLFSVITAITNVLVTLIAIALVDKVGRRPMLLAGSLGMTVSLGAMALAFTQGTANGQDLSLPAPWGPVALVAANLFIVSFGITWGPIVWVLLGEMFPGRIRAAALSVAAAAQWIANFVISTTFPPLAEVGLPLAYGLYTVLALLSFFFVLRAVPETKGRELEDMDDLRVERRERARA